One genomic window of Quercus lobata isolate SW786 chromosome 9, ValleyOak3.0 Primary Assembly, whole genome shotgun sequence includes the following:
- the LOC115960711 gene encoding probable polygalacturonase produces the protein MGLSLKFKTNVLSAIVILGILSLRVAECSSHAEKLVYQALNCRKHTAFLTDFGAVGDGKTLNTKVFNSAIRNLSGYASDGGAQLIVPPGKWLTGSFNLTSHFTLFLEKGAVILGTQDESQWPPLPVLPSYGVGREAPGGRLSALIFGTNLTDVIITGNNGTIDGQGSIWWDKFRAGKLKLTRPYMIEIMYSNQIQISNLTLLNSPSWFVHPIYSSDIIISGLTILAPVDAKNTDGVDPDSCSNVRIEDCYIVSGDDCIAVKSGWDQYGIKVGMPTQHLFIRRITCISPYSAAIALGSEMSGGIQDVRAEDITAINTESAIRIKTAVGRGGYIRDIFARRLTLKTMKYVFWMAGNYNQHPDSNYDPKAIPEIKGINYREVVATNVTYAGKLAGIKSDPFTGICFSDMNITMNLKEDKLPWNCTDIDGVTSNVTPKSCASLPQKKDVTCLFPYDKQPIEDVQTKTCSYAH, from the exons ATGGGGTTGTCTCTAAAGTTCAAAACCAAT GTTCTCTCAGCGATTGTTATCTTGGGAATATTAAGTTTAAGAGTCGCAGAATGCAGTTCACATGCTGAAAAATTAGTGTATCAGGCACTAAATTGTCGAAAGCATACTGCATTTTTGACTGATTTTGGAGCAGTTGGTGATGGAAAAACATTAAACACAAAGGTTTTTAATTCTGCAATTCGTAATCTAAGCGGATATGCATCGGATGGTGGGGCACAACTTATTGTACCTCCTGGAAAATGGTTAACTGGAAGCTTTAATCTCACCAGCCATTTCACCCTTTTTCTTGAAAAGGGTGCTGTCATTCTTGGAACGCAG GATGAGTCACAATGGCCTCCTCTTCCTGTGTTGCCTTCTTATGGAGTAGGAAGGGAAGCACCTGGTGGACGGTTAAGCGCTCTCATTTTTGGTACAAATCTCACTGATGTCATAATCACAG GTAACAATGGCACGATTGATGGCCAAGGTTCTATTTGGTGGGACAAATTCCGCGCTGGGAAATTGAAGCTAACACGGCCATACATGATTGAGATCATGTACTCCAATCAAATCCAAATATCTAATCTCACTCTACTTAACTCTCCATCATGGTTTGTCCATCCCATTTACAGCAGTGATATAATAATCTCAGGGCTAACAATCCTTGCACCAGTTGATGCCAAAAATACCGATGGGGTAGACCCAG ATTCATGCTCAAACGTTCGTATCGAGGACTGCTACATAGTCTCAGGTGATGACTGCATTGCCGTGAAAAGTGGTTGGGATCAATATGGAATCAAAGTTGGAATGCCTACACAGCACCTATTCATTAGGAGGATTACCTGCATTTCTCCTTACAGTGCTGCCATTGCTCTAGGCAGCGAAATGTCCGGCGGAATCCAAGATGTTAGAGCTGAAGACATCACAGCCATTAATACTGAATCAGCTATTAGAATTAAGACTGCTGTTGGAAGAGGAGGTTATATCAGGGACATCTTTGCAAGGAGATTGACCTTGAAGACCATGAAGTATGTTTTCTGGATGGCAGGCAATTATAATCAACATCCAGACTCAAACTACGATCCAAAAGCAATTCCAGAGATTAAAGGAATTAATTATCGGGAAGTGGTGGCGACGAACGTTACTTATGCAGGAAAACTTGCCGGAATTAAGAGTGATCCCTTCACTGGAATATGCTTTTCTGACATGAACATTACTATGAATCTGAAAGAAGATAAACTACCATGGAATTGTACTGATATTGATGGAGTGACAAGCAATGTGACTCCTAAGTCATGTGCGTCGTTGCCTCAGAAGAAAGATGTGACTTGTCTCTTCCCCTATGATAAGCAGCCCATTGAAGATGTTCAGACGAAGACTTGTTCTTACGCCCATTAA
- the LOC115960738 gene encoding probable polygalacturonase has protein sequence MGLCLKLRTSRVISAIVILGILTLRVAECRNNHHHHRDNGGKIEYPAINCRKHSAVLTDFGAVGDGKTSNTKAFNAAIQKLSTYASDGGAKLIVTPGKWLTGSFNLTSHFTLFLHKDAVILGSQDESEWPAIPVLPSYGRGRDASSGRLSALIFGSNLTDVVITGDNGTIDGQGSTWWKKFRAGELNVTRPYMIEIMYSDQIQISNLTLINSPSWFVHLIYSSNVLVKGLTILAPVDSPNTDGVDPDSCTNTRIEDCFIVSGDDCIAVKSGWDEYGIKVGMPTQHLIIRRLTCISPDSATIALGSEMSGGIQDVRAEDITAIDTESGVRIKTAVGRGGYVKDIYVRRMTLKTMKYVFWMAGNYNQHPDPNYDPKAIPEIKGINYRDVVAENVTYSAKLDGIQGDPFTGICISNVTITLTEKPKKLQWNCTDIAGVTSNVTPTPCALLPEKQGVDCAFPTDRLPIDDVQLRTCSAAL, from the exons ATGGGGCTGTGTCTAAAACTCAGAACATCCCGT GTTATCTCAGCGATTGTTATCTTGGGAATACTAACTTTAAGGGTCGCAGAGTGCCGAaacaatcatcatcatcatagaGATAATGGTGGAAAAATAGAGTATCCAGCGATAAATTGTCGAAAGCACAGTGCAGTTTTGACGGATTTTGGAGCAGTTGGTGATGGAAAAACATCAAACACAAAGGCTTTTAATGCTGCGATTCAGAAACTAAGCACATATGCATCAGATGGTGGGGCAAAGCTTATTGTAACCCCTGGTAAATGGTTAACTGGAAGCTTTAATCTCACCAGCCATTTCACCCTTTTTCTTCATAAGGATGCGGTTATTCTTGGATCACAG GATGAGTCAGAATGGCCTGCTATTCCTGTGCTGCCTTCCTACGGGAGAGGAAGGGATGCATCTAGTGGACGGTTAAGCGCTCTCATTTTTGGTTCAAATCTCACCGACGTCGTAATCACTG GTGACAATGGCACTATTGATGGTCAGGGTTCTACTTGGTGGAAGAAGTTCCGTGCCGGAGAATTGAACGTGACACGACCATACATGATTGAGATTATGTACTCTGATCAAATCCAGATATCTAATCTCACTCTAATTAACTCTCCATCATGGTTTGTCCATCTCATTTACAGCAG TAATGTACTAGTCAAAGGGCTCACAATCCTTGCACCAGTTGATTCTCCTAATACTGATGGGGTAGACCCAG ATTCATGCACAAACACTCGTATCGAGGACTGCTTCATAGTTTCAGGGGATGACTGCATTGCTGTGAAAAGTGGTTGGGATGAATATGGAATCAAAGTTGGAATGCCTACACAGCACCTAATCATTAGAAGGCTTACCTGCATTTCCCCTGACAGTGCCACCATTGCTCTAGGCAGCGAAATGTCTGGCGGAATCCAAGATGTTAGAGCTGAAGACATCACAGCCATTGATACTGAATCCGGTGTTAGAATTAAGACTGCTGTTGGAAGAGGAGGTTATGTCAAGGACATCTATGTAAGAAGAATGACCTTGAAGACTATGAAGTATGTTTTCTGGATGGCAGGCAATTATAATCAACATCCAGACCCGAACTACGATCCAAAAGCAATTCCAGAGATTAAAGGAATTAATTATAGAGATGTGGTGGCAGAGAATGTTACTTATTCAGCAAAACTTGATGGAATTCAGGGTGATCCCTTCACTGGAATATGCATTTCTAATGTGACCATTACTTTGACTGAGAagccaaaaaaattacaatggaATTGTACTGATATTGCTGGGGTGACAAGCAATGTGACTCCTACCCCGTGTGCGTTGTTGCCTGAGAAGCAAGGTGTGGATTGTGCCTTCCCCACCGATAGGCTGCCCATTGATGATGTTCAGTTGAGGACTTGTTCTGCTGCCCTTTGA